In a single window of the Bactrocera dorsalis isolate Fly_Bdor chromosome 2, ASM2337382v1, whole genome shotgun sequence genome:
- the LOC105229823 gene encoding protein FAM50 homolog, with the protein MAHYKGAASEAGRAAQLMKKREIAQQEIEFRKKKIEEELKLDKIENKFAAHYDAVEQQLKSSTIGLVTLDEMKAKQEDIVREREKKLAQKKDEKEREKQRALEAIQAEKNKQKRQIQALSFSFNDDEDDEAAAEDDDEDDIKEVKKKDAPPKKKWTEIDDDSMLPKKKKIFKNPEVDTSFLPDREREEQENRLREQLRQEWVMQQAALKDQEITITFSYWDGSGHRRSVIMKKGNSIYQFLQRCLELLRKEFNELKTVMADQLMYVKEDLILPHHYSFYDFIVTKARGKSGPLFQFDVHDDVRMISDATVEKEESHAGKVLLRSWYERNKHIFPASRWEPYDPTKTYDKYTIKDKSKKT; encoded by the coding sequence ATGGCGCACTACAAGGGAGCCGCCAGTGAGGCGGGCCGTGCCGCTCAACTGATGAAAAAACGTGAGATTGCCCAGCAGGAGATTGAGTTTCGGAAGAAAAAAATCGAGGAAGAGCTTAAACTGGATAAGATTGAAAACAAATTCGCAGCGCATTATGATGCCGTGGAACAGCAACTTAAAAGTTCGACCATTGGTCTGGTCACTTTGGATGAAATGAAAGCCAAACAGGAAGATATTGTGAGAGAACGTGAAAAAAAGTTGGCACAAAAGAAAGACGAGAAAGAACGTGAAAAGCAACGCGCACTGGAGGCCATACAAgcggaaaaaaataaacaaaagcgaCAAATTCAAGCACTATCATTCAGTTTTAATGACGACGAAGATGATGAAGCGGCTGCGGAAGACGATGATGAGGACGATATTAAAGAGGTTAAAAAGAAGGATGCGCCACCTAAGAAAAAGTGGACAGAAATCGATGATGATAGTATGCtgccaaagaaaaagaaaatatttaaaaatcctGAAGTAGACACATCATTTTTGCCAGATCGCGAACGTGAGGAGCAAGAGAACCGCTTACGCGAGCAGTTACGTCAAGAATGGGTAATGCAACAAGCAGCATTGAAGGATCAAGAAATTACCATCACCTTCAGTTACTGGGATGGCTCAGGTCACAGACGTAGTGTTATTATGAAAAAGGGTAACTCTATATATCAGTTTCTGCAACGTTGTCTTGAATTGCTGCGCAAAgaattcaacgaattaaaaacTGTTATGGCTGACCAGTTGATGTATGTCAAAGAAGATTTAATACTGCCACATCATTACTCATTTTATGACTTCATTGTAACAAAAGCGCGTGGTAAGAGTGGGCCTTTATTCCAATTCGACGTGCATGATGATGTGCGCATGATAAGCGACGCCACTGTAGAGAAAGAAGAGTCGCACGCAGGCAAAGTGCTCTTACGTTCATGGTATGAACGTAACAAGCATATTTTTCCAGCCAGCCGTTGGGAGCCATATGATCCCACCAAAACTTATGATAAATATACCATTAaggataaaagcaaaaaaacatga
- the LOC105229824 gene encoding uncharacterized protein LOC105229824: protein MFSSASSTHTHRGNKREAKLNATTDLDDDDDDSSIIDDTDVDVAVDVDVDVNEVPTQKPHFLDDAMPPPDMVADFERVLSFGAKIDGGTHATAAPSSGEQLKMDKKYERDGEISDYELAASGYTKKEFTQDDNTLNLPSGIGKSTFSKPKHFLDENPIPPDYMLLATAADHDLRREHRSLDRNFERQEEQESALLAGQLMKSSSSSGGGGRKSSLDRGGYSGGGGHSNGSHSGSMSSSRTSRERNKELTSSYTLSRFLHSAETPSPPPALQRSIPKGGAWASSSGSGSCSFDRLYGSLPMAHAVGGGGTSGVGDSSCALGVDDIVDGDRLGPKVQCVYSLLSMLGSNDPSEMSKKFLELSRTPETCTALRRAGCVPLLVQMMHSDGDDSVRKCASMALHNVVHSHMDEKTARRETKVLRLLEQILDYCNFLKTLLQSGGEAIADDSERHPLAAISSLMKVSFDEEHRHAMCELGALQAIPNLVHLDHAVHGPKPEDQCCNSLRRYALMALTNLTFGDEHNKAYLCSQKLFMEALVAQLDSAPDDLLQVTASVLRNLSWRADSNMKAVLNEIGTVTALASAAMKNKSENTLKAILSALWNLSAHCSTNKAEFCAVDGALAFLVDMLTYEGPSKTLKIIENAGGILRNVSSHIAVREHYRQILRERNCLSILLQQLKSESLTVVSNSCGTLWNLSARCPEDQKFLWDNGAVPMLRSLIHSKHAMISEGSASALKNLLNFRPAVQSQNQLDPIARSMGLRKLPTLNARKQKALQQELGGKQHAETCDNLDISGNVGIAKEDGQLLQHTTLSVVMHAHRQRYVAAAGSAVPPGTSVRLTRSAMLTKSESRDSVFSAKSDTAYENLMRSHSASDANRKKLPFSGAAAVTVYSLENDAESTDVEQPIDYSAKYCEKDAKTSNACATEPTAGCSNNTNVTYQETDLDQPTDFSLRYAEHQIETELDVLPSERASRSSNVTKRGGAAVDNTAAPNRAQTAVNDGTEILLILEDTVKCYQTEDTPYVISNAASVTDIRQAVVKSESTASAETTKPAEKPKKYQRVQQMHSNVGVQGNAAYGSGSYTPEKPINYCEEGTPGYFSRYESLSSLDESPPTQQTQNKEAKVLHTKTASNNSAKKLSSELDADLNAHTPVTHVNAAVAQSSGNATTMNSAQETPLMFSRHSSMDSLVGEGEDEIGVCDDKSSVVSDFSRLASGVISPSEIPDSPTQSMPQSPRRHSNAGQVNSGSGSGMGAFLQGVSPRAAPRGSAVGIASASAGIGLRGNAAVGEETKRPLRSVFEDDLSTFNVENTPAQFSCRTSLSNLSILDDENSLPPSRQPIEGENNTQPAIVSEGEEEESTNNIDDILLANCINMGMNRTTITAAASKKSMARAARSQAGGDAQLPADEPRHYYTEDTPALLSKVGSNTNLSALSICSSNNLDELKELEAPATTSGATDNRHSLTLSDDVSSNASESGATGQSFDLLQQCIEVGMKKPNTQTKTHSNHATATQQRPMRPTPTADPIAMLRRGGTALPPYLPVSDEMSKYLVEDSPCNFSVASGLSNLTVGSSLVGPAVTLKGSNASAENSPNMPTAAEPPPAKPVAPEGGARLEPKWQDDSLSSLSIDSEDDTNLLSQAIAAGCNRPKSNLGFSSTSSTNNNNNNNRNKRISLSASQPIPINAATSSSSLNSSATARHYQRQQQQHASDRSAGHTSSTAHRYQNGNDSYSSVDSSDSNDNQAKSLFELCIRTGMHKPTRDGGNHRRQHPMSNRRSGSSTTQSNPNLKQFDSLPLQLHQQTKTTPLPTNTSTALPSTTTTVNRHLRERERKDEKLLLECINTGISKKIGNNTISGAGSLSGSAAAASVGRYAADNSAHSMSMPIFNAGDGSHSTGTGSKNVLATSAAARALCHPHAATLSSNVLSTAAPDVTKTNNTGYNNSSCTTTISSSSNNNICNDTSNTCNSVNCWEVRDTNSVDIIDAVKNPAMATTITAHSDANLPNLANATTDQKTNSTGYKQEQEPEPDDLNSPSTSLDNTATSDDSNESFIIETTVSLEMRQSRTSPPLTTSQKHKDPDLMLKSVERLTLEFVSSAEQLRTNATNVTADCLAVEQQRATSVGTSISIGGNSTSNNTWNEDTCPNDDVSFPSVSVTAPVIASLNYDDEDDDDDDADQATEADHKDLHDFAEITPINEEQPQPSLLLLEHAETATQPSSLETETETDTLVNEGRSLDIPCYIATQESTTSSGLNFQLGGAVQSAALSLGGGHHMLYGSNSNAAAAAAQAAAAAAAAMTNSTIIAIEARALAENLQHGGSVSADDDESIDLTFSMNSLDLENIRPPSGMESLNISGYYQQESLSNTYHSLGVLQRRSGSTPQSPQMMLRSPKFPRKSLPHGLVAKRALGQLPAHLSGSAESVNSSCNMLENIKPPSLMDELLDSMISVASIQSEVADGECSLATTLSAASNYETAAGGQMECADFDDNTVTLQSCCETMPHDMDVEENSFHSGAGSTPLPTDDYEFSSAESTPQKSAASPTPPNCEKRTLTPKQKRKVAKDRYRTYTITSNAAVSEEERRRLELDEAQMADETLQIEIIETEGATNGSSSSRRRTDAERYRTQTIVYTTETTTTTTTTITSNELEAQEINASADESAGPYSLTSTDDCPSENMSSLRELTEKFKFINMPIHTSKSAPESEATEVRGAPDGGDCLTSMECDQNSDTESRHDQQEAYNHVKNYDERSEEEEATEESDSENQSVVKTPARARIAKPIEIPDIQSVANAADEQAKIVRGRKKPAYISPYSIQYQRTISPQTRVATNKTLTQQSTTTTQAKTAGTRLASPKKAQTHANVDAKTNAAAPPPLERQGTFVQEEPTIATCQVPVVVSEVKATAAPKAATTAGGSPQRSSKLPTKRATAAAASKSNTALIQPATTRKIPIATKTNSPKHRKVTATIGAATSAGMPQRSNSNAAIRVTSSAARITRVSATTPPTRSNSNLNSRDTAATAAANATKSAAAKINQAQSRIANIWKRVNDVKSKQQEPYKAPRVNIARGSAAVVSKLKSQQTKSSPALNAPKTILAARTTAPQQQKKQTLIRSSTFDNTPNGDVGALQNVPPKVAVNAGGGMSVAQRAGRK from the exons atgttttcatCGGCGTCCTCGACACATACACATCGTGGAAATAAGCGAGAAGCCAAATTGAATGCTACAACCGATTTGGATGATGACGATGACGACAGCAGCATCATTGATGACACCGATGTGGATGTAGCCGTCGACGTGGACGTGGACGTCAACGAGGTGCCCACACAAAAGCCGCATTTTCTAGACGATGCCATGCCGCCACCCGATATGGTCGCTGACTTCGAACGCGTGCTAAGTTTTGGCGCAAAAATCGATGGTGGCACACATGCGACAGCCGCACCTAGCAGCGGTGAGCAATTGAAAATGGATAAGAAGTATGAGCGCGACGGTGAGATTAGTGACTATGAGTTGGCCGCAAGTGGTTATACAAAGAAAGAGTTCACACAGGACGATAATACGTTGAATCTGCCAAGCGGCATTGGCAAGAGCACATTTTCGAAACCAAAGCATTTTCTCGATGAGAATCCCATACCGCCAGACTACATGTTGCTGGCGACCGCCGCTGACCATGACTTGCGGCGCGAGCACCGCAGTCTAGACCGCAATTTCGAGCGACAAGAGGAACAAGAGTCCGCGCTCCTTGCCGGCCAATTGATGAAGAGTAGCAGCAGTAGTGGCGGTGGTGGCCGCAAGAGTTCATTGGATCGCGGCGGTTATAGCGGCGGCGGAGGTCATAGTAATGGCAGTCACAGTGGCAGCATGTCGAGTTCGCGCACTTCACGTGAACGCAACAAGGAGCTTACTTCCTCGTACACATTGTCACGTTTTCTACACAGTGCCGAAACACCGTCGCCACCACCGGCGCTGCAGCGCAGCATACCGAAAGGCGGCGCTTGGGCGAGCAGCAGTGGCAGCGGCAGTTGCAGCTTTGACAGACTTTATGGCAGCTTGCCAATGGCACATGCCGTCGGCGGCGGCGGCACAAGTGGTGTTGGCGACAGCAGCTGTGCGCTAGGGGTCGATGACATTGTCGATGGCGACCGGCTGGGTCCGAAAGTGCAGTGTGTGTACTCGCTCCTCTCGATGTTGGGCTCCAATGACCCGTCGGAGATGTCAAAGAAGTTTCTTGAATTGTCGCGCACGCCAGAAACATGCACTGCGCTGCGACGTGCCGGCTGTGTACCGCTGCTCGTGCAAATGATGCACTCCGATGGCGATGATAGTGTGCGAAAGTGCGCCAGCATGGCACTGCACAATGTCGTGCACAGTCATATGGATGAGAAGACAGCAAGGCGTGAGACGAAAGTGTTGCGTTTGCTCGAACAGATATTGGATTATTGTAATTTCTTGAAGACGCTGCTGCAGAGCGGTGGCGAAGCTATTGCCGATGACTCCGAACGGCATCCGCTGGCGGCGATATCGTCATTGATGAAGGTGAGCTTCGACGAGGAGCATCGTCATGCTATGTGCGAGCTGGGCGCACTGCAGGCAATACCGAACTTAGTGCATTTGGATCACGCAGTGCACGGACCGAAACCGGAGGATCAGTGTTGCAATTCCTTGCGGCGTTACGCACTAATGGCACTTACAAATCTCACATTCGGTGATGAACACAACAAGGCTTACTTGTGCAGTCAGAAATTATTCATGGAGGCTTTGGTGGCACAACTGGACTCGGCACCCGACGATTTGCTGCAGGTAACTGCCAGCGTATTACGTAATCTGTCATGGCGTGCCGACAGCAATATGAAGGCGGTGTTGAATGAGATTGGTACGGTGACGGCATTGGCGAGCGCCgctatgaaaaataaaagtgagAACACGCTCAAGGCGATATTGTCGGCCTTATGGAATCTATCTGCGCATTGTAGCACCAACAAAGCGGAGTTCTGTGCGGTAGATGGCGCGCTCGCTTTTCTCGTCGACATGCTTACCTATGAGGGACCTAGTAAAACTTTGAAGATTATCGAAAATGCCGGTGGCATACTACGCAACGTCTCTAGTCACATCGCAGTGCGCGAACACTACCGACAAATACTACGCGAACGCAATTGTCTATCGATACTGTTGCAGCAACTGAAATCCGAGAGCTTGACGGTGGTGAGCAACTCTTGCGGCACACTATGGAATCTATCGGCGCGCTGTCCGGAGGATCAGAAATTTCTTTGGGATAACGGTGCAGTACCAATGCTCCGTTCACTGATACACTCCAAACACGCTATGATCTCAGAAGGCAGCGCCTCAGCGCTTAAGAATTTACTCAACTTCCGACCGGCGGTGCAGAGTCAAAACCAGCTGGATCCAATAGCGCGTTCGATGGGTCTACGAAAGCTCCCGACGCTAAATGCGCGCAAACAAAAAGCGTTGCAACAAGAGCTCGGCGGCAAACAGCATGCTGAGACCTGTGACAATTTAGACATCAGTGGAAATGTTGGCATAGCAAAAGAAGATGGTCAACTGCTACAACACACCACTTTGAGTGTCGTAATGCATGCGCATCGTCAGCGTTATGTCGCCGCAGCAGGTAGTGCTGTGCCGCCCGGCACATCAGTGCGACTAACGCGTTCCGCCATGCTAACCAAAAGTGAAAGTCGTGACTCAGTCTTCTCCGCGAAGTCAGATACTGCTTACGAGAATTTGATGCGCTCCCATTCGGCATCAGACGCCAATCGTAAAAAGCTGCCATTCAGCGGAGCTGCGGCCGTGACAGTGTACTCGCTAGAAAATGATGCAGAGTCCACAGATGTGGAACAGCCAATCGATTACTCGGCCAAATATTGTGAAAAAGATGCAAAAACGTCGAACGCGTGCGCAACAGAACCGACCGCGGGCTGCAGTAACAACACCAATGTCACATATCAGGAAACTGATTTGGATCAGCCAACAGACTTCAGCTTGCGTTATGCCGAGCATCAAATTGAAACCGAATTAGACGTGTTACCCTCTGAACGAGCTAGTCGCAGCAGCAATGTTACTAAAAGAGGTGGCGCTGCCGTAGACAATACGGCAGCACCGAATCGCGCACAAACGGCAGTGAACGATGGCACCGAAATACTGCTGATACTCGAGGATACCGTTAAATGTTATCAAACGGAGGATACTCCTTACGTCATATCCAATGCTGCTTCAGTTACGGACATACGTCAAGCGGTCGTCAAGTCTGAAAGCACCGCATCAGCTGAGACTACAAAACCCGCAGAGAAGCCGAAGAAATACCAAAGAGTACAACAGATGCACAGCAATGTCGGCGTACAGGGCAACGCCGCTTATGGATCGGGCTCCTACACACCCGAAAAGCCCATCAACTATTGCGAAGAGGGCACGCCCGGTTATTTTAGTCGTTACGAATCGCTCAGCAGTCTGGATGAATCACCGCCAACACAACAAACTCAGAACAAAGAGGCGAAAGTGTTACATACTAAAACCGCCAGCAACAACTCAGCCAAAAAACTGAGCAGTGAACTCGATGCTGATTTAAATGCTCACACACCTGTGACGCATGTCAATGCGGCTGTGGCGCAAAGTAGTGGCAATGCCACCACGATGAATTCGGCGCAGGAGACGCCGCTAATGTTTTCGCGTCACAGCTCGATGGATTCGCTGGTCGGGGAAGGTGAGGATGAGATTGGTGTTTGCGATGACAAGAGTTCGGTGGTTAGTGACTTCAGTCGCCTGGCCAGCGGCGTCATTTCACCATCGGAAATTCCTGACTCACCTACGCAGAGTATGCCCCAATCGCCACGTCGTCACAGCAACGCTGGACAAGTGAACAGCGGCAGCGGGAGTGGCATGGGTGCGTTTCTGCAGGGCGTTTCGCCGAGAGCTGCACCACGTGGCTCCGCTGTGGGCATTGCTAGCGCTAGTGCTGGCATCGGGCTGCGCGGTAATGCTGCTGTGGGCGAGGAAACAAAACGACCGCTTCGTAGCGTCTTCGAAGATGATCTGAGCACTTTCAATGTTGAGAATACCCCGGCGCAATTCTCGTGCCGCACCAGCCTAAGCAACCTGAGCATACTGGATGATGAAAACAGCCTGCCACCATCGAGGCAACCCATTGAGGGCGAGAACAACACACAGCCCGCTATCGTGTCCGAAG GTGAAGAAGAGGAGTCGACTAACAACATCGACGACATACTGCTCGCGAATTGCATTAATATGGGTATGAATCGCACAACTATAACAGCTGCCGCGTCCAAGAAATCCATGGCGCGTGCAGCACGCAGCCAAGCCGGTGGAGACGCACAGTTACCCGCCGATGAGCCGAGGCATTACTATACCGAAGATACACCGGCGTTGCTCTCAAAGGTTGGCAGTAATACAAATTTGTCGGCCTTATCCATCTGCTCCAGCAATAATTTGGATGAATTGAAGGAACTAGAAGCGCCGGCCACAACTAGCGGTGCAACCGATAACCGGCACTCGCTTACTTTGTCCGATGATGTGTCATCAAATGCCTCGGAGAGTGGTGCCACCGGTCAATCATTTGATTTGTTGCAGCAATGCATTGAAGTTGGTATGAAAAAACCGAATACGCAAACGAAGACACACTCAAATCACGCTACTGCGACACAACAGCGACCGATGCGTCCAACACCGACGGCTGATCCCATAGCCATGTTGCGACGTGGTGGCACCGCATTGCCGCCATATTTGCCTGTCTCAGATGAAATGAGTAAATATTTGGTAGAGGACTCACCTTGCAATTTCTCTGTGGCTTCGGGTCTGTCTAATCTGACTGTAGGCTCTAGTTTAGTGGGACCCGCTGTGACGCTTAAGGGCAGCAATGCGAG cgCTGAAAACTCTCCAAACATGCCGACAGCTGCAGAGCCTCCGCCGGCTAAGCCTGTGGCGCCAGAGGGCGGTGCGCGCTTGGAACCAAAATGGCAAGACGATTCGCTTAGTTCGCTGTCCATCGACTCTGAAGACGATACAAACTTGTTAAGTCAG GCTATTGCCGCTGGTTGCAATAGACCCAAATCGAATCTTGGTTTTAGTAGCACATCGtctaccaacaacaataacaacaacaatcgcaaCAAGCGCATATCACTGTCCGCTTCACAGCCCATACCCATCAATGCGGCCACCTCGTCATCCTCATTAAACTCCAGCGCCACAGCACGACACTaccaacgacaacaacaacaacacgcaagCGACCGCAGTGCCGGCCACACTTCCAGCACTGCACACCGTTATCAAAATGGCAATGATTCCTACAGTTCAGTGGATTCGAGTGACTCCAATGATAACCAAGCCAAATCACTCTTTGAGCTGTGCATACGCACCGGAATGCATAAGCCTACACGTGACGGTGGCAATCATCGTCGCCAGCATCCAATGAGTAATCGACGCAGTGGCAGCAGCACCACGCAATCGAATCCAAATTTGAAACAATTCGATTCGTTGCCGCTGCAATTGCATCAGCAAACGAAAACAACGCCTTTGCCGACCAATACGTCCACGGCTTTGCCGAGCACAACCACAACGGTTAATCGTCATTTACGCGAACGTGAGCGCAAAGACGAAAAATTACTGTTGGAATGCATCAACACCGGCATTTCGAAGAAGATCGGCAACAATACTATCAGCGGCGCCGGCAGTCTAAGCGGTAGTGCTGCAGCCGCGTCCGTTGGCAGATACGCTGCCGACAATAGCGCACATTCAATGTCTATGCCAATATTTAATGCGGGCGATGGCAGTCACAGCACTGGGACCGGGTCAAAAAACGTGCTGGCTACGTCTGCAGCTGCACGGGCGCTGTGTCACCCACACGCGGCTACTTTATCCTCAAATGTGCTCAGCACAGCAGCTCCAGACGTAACAAAGACGAACAACACcggctacaacaacagcagctgcaCCACcaccatcagcagcagcagcaacaacaacatctgcaACGACACCAGCAACACGTGCAACAGCGTGAATTGTTGGGAAGTGAGGGACACCAACAGCGTCGACATCATCGACGCAGTAAAAAATCCAGCGATGGCCACCACCATCACAGCACACAGCGACGCAAATCTTCCAAATCTCGCGAACGCAACAACCGACCAGAAAACGAACAGTACTGGGTATAAGCAAGAGCAAGAGCCTGAACCAGACGACTTAAATAGTCCATCTACTTCGCTGGACAACACTGCGACCAGTGACGATTCGAATGAGTCGTTCATTATAGAGACCACAGTGTCGCTGGAGATGCGTCAATCACGTACTTCGCCGCCACTTACCACATCGCAAAAACACAAGGATCCAGATTTAATGTTAAAGTCCGTGGAGCGGCTTACGTTGGAGTTTGTCTCTTCAGCCGAACAATTACGTACCAATGCCACCAATGTAACTGCGGACTGCCTTGCTGTTGAGCAACAGCGCGCGACATCTGTTGGCACGAGCATATCCATAGGCGGCAACTCGACCTCCAACAACACCTGGAACGAGGATACCTGTCCCAATGATGATGTCTCGTTCCCCAGCGTCAGCGTCACCGCGCCTGTTATTGCTTCATTAAATTATGACGAcgaagatgatgatgatgatgacgcaGACCAGGCAACTGAGGCGGATCACAAGGATTTGCATGATTTTGCTGAAATTACACCAATAAATGAGGAACAGCCACAACCGTCCCTCTTGCTACTTGAACACGCTGAAACCGCTACACAACCCAGTTCATTGGAAACGGAAACCGAAACCGACACTTTGGTGAATGAAGGTCGCAGCCTGGATATACCGTGCTATATTGCAACGCAAGAGTCGACCACCAGTAGCGGCCTAAACTTCCAGCTAGGCGGTGCTGTACAATCAGCAGCGCTTTCTCTAGGTGGCGGCCATCATATGTTATATGGCAGTAACAGCAATGCAGCTGCTGCAGCAGCACAAGCCGCCGCCGCGGCCGCTGCTGCAATGACGAACTCCACCATCATTGCAATTGAGGCGCGCGCCCTAGCTGAGAATCTGCAGCATGGTGGCAGTGTGAGCGCTGACGATGATGAAAGCATCGATTTGACATTTAGCATGAACAGTTTGGATTTGGAGAATATACGTCCACCTTCTGGTATGGAATCGCTCAACATATCTGGCTACTACCAGCAGGAGTCACTTTCTAATACATACCACTCGCTTGGTGTGCTCCAGCGTCGTAGCGGTAGCACCCCGCAAAGTCCACAAATGATGCTGCGCTCACCGAAGTTTCCACGCAAGTCGCTGCCGCATGGTTTGGTGGCTAAACGCGCTCTGGGCCAACTGCCCGCACACCTCAGCGGCAGCGCGGAAAGCGTAAATTCCAGTTGTAATATGTTGGAGAACATCAAGCCGCCATCATTAATGGACGAACTATTGGATTCCATGATCAGTGTGGCAAGCATACAATCGGAGGTGGCAGACGGCGAATGCAGTTTGGCTACAACTCTATCGGCTGCTTCGAATTACGAGACAGCGGCGGGTGGACAAATGGAGTGTGCTGACTTTGATGATAATACCGTTACGCTGCAAAGTTGCTGCGAAACCATGCCACACGATATGGATGTAGAAGAGAACTCTTTCCATAGTGGCGCCGGCAGTACACCACTGCCAACCGATGATTATGAATTCAGTTCTGCCGAGTCGACACCACAAAAGTCGGCTGCTTCACCAACGCCGCCGAATTGTGAAAAACGCACACTGACGCCTAAACAGAAGCGGAAAGTGGCCAAGGATCGCTATCGCACCTACACGATAACATCCAATGCGGCTGTAAGTGAGGAGGAACGCCGGCGTTTGGAGCTTGATGAGGCACAAATGGCAGATGAGACGTTGCAGATCGAAATCATCGAAACGGAGGGGGCCACTAATGGCAG CTCCAGCAGCCGCCGACGGACAGATGCCGAACGCTATCGCACGCAAACAATTGTCTATACAACtgaaaccacaacaacaacgacaaccaCAATCACAAGCAATGAACTGGAAGCGCAAGAGATCAACGCAAGCGCGGATGAATCGGCCGGACCGTATTCTTTGACTTCCACAGACGACTGCCCTTCAGAAAATATGTCTTCGCTACGTGAATTGACAGAAAAGTTCAAATTCATTAATATGCCCATTCATACATCGAAATCCGCACCAGAATCAGAAGCCACCGAGGTGAGAGGAGCACCCGATGGTGGTGACTGCTTAACCAGCATGGAATGCGATCAAAATTCGGACACAGAGTCGCGTCATGATCAACAAGAAGCATACAATCATGTTAAAAACTATGATGAAcgaagtgaagaagaagaagcaaccGAAGAGAGTGATTCGGAGAATCAATCTGTAGTAAAGACACCAGCACGTGCGCGCATCGCCAAACCTATAGAGATACCTGACATACAATCAGTCGCCAATGCCGCTGATGAGCAGGCGAAAATTGTGCGCGGCCGCAAGAAACCGGCCTACATTTCACCCTACAGCATACAGTACCAGCGTACCATATCGCCGCAGACACGTGTCGCTACAAATAAAACGCTGACGCAgcagtcaacaacaacaacgcaggcAAAGACCGCCGGCACACGCTTGGCGTCACCGAAAAAAGCGCAGACGCACGCAAACGTGGACGCAAAAACCAACGCGGCAGCACCACCTCCACTGGAACGACAGGGTACCTTCGTGCAGGAGGAGCCAACCATTGCAACATGTCAGGTTCCAGTTGTTGTGTCCGAAGTCAAGGCGACGGCTGCACCAAAGGCAGCCACAACTGCGGGCGGTAGCCCACAGCGTTCTTCGAAATTACCAACAAAACGCGCAACCGCCGCGGCCGCTTCCAAATCTAACACAGCGCTCATACAGCCAGCCACTACACGCAAAATACCGATTGCAACAAAAACCAACTCACCCAAACATCGCAAAGTCACCGCCACTATCGGCGCGGCTACAAGCGCCGGCATGCCGCAGCGTTCGAACAGCAATGCGGCCATACGTGTGACCAGCAGCGCGGCGCGCATTACGCGCGTATCAGCGACAACACCGCCAACGCGCAGCAACTCTAATCTGAACAGTCGTGACACTGCCGCAACAGCGGCGGCGAATGCAACGAAGAGCGCGGCAGCGAAAATCAATCAAGCGCAAAGTCGCATCGCCAACATTTGGAAGCGCGTCAATGATGTGAAAAGCAAGCAGCAAGAGCCGTATAAAGCGCCGCGCGTCAACATTGCACGCGGCTCAGCGGCCGTGGTGAGTAAGTTGAAGTCACAGCAAACAAAGTCGTCGCCCGCGTTGAATGCACCAAAAACAATACTGGCAGCGCGCACGACtgcgccacaacaacaaaagaaacaaacGCTGATACGTAGCTCGACATTTGATAACACGCCGAATGGCGACGTGGGCGCGCTGCAAAATGTGCCACCGAAAGTGGCTGTCAATGCAGGTGGTGGCATGTCAGTTGCGCAGCGCGCTGGCAGAAAATAA